In Stutzerimonas stutzeri, a genomic segment contains:
- a CDS encoding TetR/AcrR family transcriptional regulator: MATNKRDLLLSTAERLFYTEGYHATGIDRILSESGVAKMTLYKHFKSKEELILAVLDARQQPMLERLRDARDRLPPRKALLGVFEGLNNMIQSPSAFCGCLFINAAAEYHDRDHPIHQRSAAYKAEFQTHLRKLLEALDAPQPEPLARQLQFLIEGALSMAHIEGPRDQALVAKAAAEQLLQAAGI, encoded by the coding sequence ATGGCAACGAACAAGCGCGACCTACTGCTCAGCACCGCCGAGCGGCTGTTCTACACAGAGGGCTACCACGCCACGGGAATCGACCGGATTCTCAGTGAATCGGGAGTGGCCAAGATGACGTTGTACAAGCACTTCAAGTCGAAGGAAGAGCTGATTCTGGCGGTACTCGACGCCCGCCAGCAGCCAATGCTCGAGCGCCTTCGGGACGCGCGCGACAGGCTGCCGCCCCGCAAGGCCCTGCTCGGGGTGTTCGAAGGGTTAAACAATATGATTCAGAGCCCGAGCGCGTTCTGCGGCTGCCTGTTCATCAATGCCGCAGCCGAATACCACGACCGCGATCATCCGATTCACCAGCGCTCGGCCGCTTACAAGGCCGAATTTCAGACGCATCTGCGCAAACTGCTAGAGGCACTCGACGCGCCGCAGCCGGAGCCGCTCGCACGGCAACTGCAGTTTCTGATCGAAGGTGCGCTGAGCATGGCGCACATCGAGGGACCGCGCGATCAGGCGCTGGTGGCCAAAGCGGCGGCCGAGCAGTTGCTTCAAGCCGCCGGCATCTAA
- a CDS encoding glutathione S-transferase family protein, which translates to MKLHDLSLSGNCYKARLFLSLLGQSVELIPVNLLQGEHKQVPFITINSRGQVPVLEDGEDRVVDSQAILVYLARRYADETWYPLDALTQARIVGWLSFAANEMHHGPATARVGRLFRRPIDEALTATRALAAMRIVEQQLAEHAWLAETAAPTIADIAVYPYAALAGEGGIDLVAYPAIRAWCSRIRELPGYIGMPGLE; encoded by the coding sequence ATGAAACTCCATGATCTGTCTCTGTCCGGTAACTGTTACAAGGCGCGCCTGTTTCTCAGCCTGCTCGGCCAGTCGGTCGAGCTGATACCGGTAAATCTGCTGCAGGGCGAGCACAAGCAGGTTCCATTTATCACCATCAATTCACGCGGACAGGTGCCGGTTCTGGAGGATGGCGAGGACCGAGTGGTTGATTCACAGGCCATCCTCGTCTATCTGGCGCGCCGCTACGCCGACGAAACCTGGTATCCGCTGGATGCGTTGACCCAGGCGCGCATCGTGGGCTGGCTGAGTTTCGCCGCCAACGAAATGCATCACGGTCCGGCCACGGCTCGAGTAGGGCGCCTGTTTCGTCGACCGATTGACGAAGCATTAACCGCCACCCGTGCGCTCGCCGCCATGCGGATCGTCGAGCAGCAGCTCGCAGAGCATGCCTGGTTGGCCGAAACCGCTGCGCCGACCATCGCCGATATCGCGGTGTATCCGTACGCGGCGCTGGCAGGTGAGGGCGGTATCGATCTCGTCGCTTATCCGGCGATACGTGCCTGGTGTTCGCGCATCCGTGAGCTGCCGGGCTACATCGGCATGCCCGGTCTGGAATAG
- a CDS encoding pyridoxamine 5'-phosphate oxidase family protein, with amino-acid sequence MSSPFHVGEQSVQIRADVRENAEQIGSRMIRSFMPEQHRAFFARLPAVLVAAVDSEGQPHATVLWGAAGFAWSPHRALLCVGARPQIDDPIASLLQPRAAVGLLGLEWPTRRRTCVNGRIVENDERGFSVAVAQSFGNCPKDIQARNWQATPRFPGLMLEGHGLDEQWLGLVQSADTLFIASHSSDSRGGGVDISHRGGPIGFVEIGQDGRLWIPEYDGNRLYNTLGNVLREPRCGLLLIDFSSGDLLHLQARVELNCSEQYAALGVTPPPGAEQMLALTPGRWTLRRSCLPLAFAAPQCSPFLPESGV; translated from the coding sequence ATGAGCAGTCCCTTCCATGTCGGTGAGCAATCCGTTCAGATTCGCGCTGACGTTCGCGAAAACGCCGAGCAGATAGGCAGCCGAATGATCCGCTCGTTCATGCCTGAGCAGCATCGGGCGTTTTTCGCGCGACTTCCGGCTGTGTTGGTGGCAGCAGTGGACAGCGAAGGGCAGCCTCATGCAACGGTGCTCTGGGGCGCGGCCGGGTTTGCCTGGTCGCCGCATCGTGCCTTGCTTTGTGTCGGTGCGCGTCCGCAGATCGACGATCCGATTGCGTCATTGTTGCAGCCGCGCGCCGCGGTGGGGTTGCTCGGGCTTGAGTGGCCGACGCGCCGACGTACCTGCGTGAATGGGCGAATCGTCGAGAACGACGAGCGGGGTTTCAGCGTAGCGGTCGCGCAATCGTTCGGCAATTGCCCGAAGGACATCCAGGCGCGTAACTGGCAGGCGACCCCGCGGTTTCCGGGATTAATGCTCGAAGGACACGGCCTGGATGAACAATGGTTGGGCCTGGTGCAGTCGGCAGACACGCTGTTTATTGCCAGCCACAGCTCGGATTCGCGGGGTGGAGGGGTCGACATCTCCCATCGTGGCGGCCCTATCGGTTTCGTCGAGATTGGCCAGGACGGTCGGCTCTGGATCCCGGAGTACGACGGCAATCGGCTGTACAACACGCTTGGCAACGTGCTGCGCGAGCCGCGCTGCGGGCTGCTGTTGATCGATTTCAGCAGCGGCGATTTGCTGCACCTGCAGGCACGTGTCGAGCTGAACTGCTCTGAGCAATACGCAGCGTTGGGCGTCACGCCACCGCCTGGCGCGGAGCAAATGCTGGCATTAACGCCGGGGCGCTGGACGCTGCGGCGCTCATGCCTGCCGCTGGCGTTCGCTGCGCCCCAATGCTCGCCATTTCTACCCGAATCAGGAGTGTGA
- a CDS encoding transglycosylase domain-containing protein: MGAVWRTDTSRTGGSKRVSSTSKPGRTPSHGSRLARRMSVLLGVSLLAGGGYAAWHEMHTSKLQALWLSRYAENLDYQVEAGASSNIRFPEAGPFDGRLGYAALPTFIERLAGRGFDIQQQVRFSPALQRYASHGFFVPYPEKSQAGLTIDDCRGEPLYANSYPHQYYETFEDVPPVIAMSLLFIEDRGLLNEERPQANPAVDWPRFTMAAVSQVEKKLGLPVQAAGGSTLATQVEKYRHSPEGRTGDAEEKIRQMISASVRTYREGQQTMATRQRIVRDYLNSVPLSAAYGHGEVHGIADGLRLWYGAHFAEVNRLLDSRRNTDSSYEAQGLALRQVLSLLIAQRRPSYYLGEGRDDMAELTDSHIRLLANGGVIGTRLRNAALQQKVVFRDLRVEPSIREVPQSKGITAARMRLSGLLGVSLYQLDRLDLAATTPLHGELQAQVSEYLQRLAEPEFAGEVGLFGERMLSPERTADVRYSFTLFERGEQGFRVRVQTDNTNQPFDINEGSKLELGSTAKLRVLTTYLEVIAELHDRYAQRDISELRQAEAVDPLTRWALGYLIQNEDRNLPAMLDAALDRRYSASPNERFFTGAGMHHFNNFRHEDDGRLPTMREALQESINLPFVRLMRDLVSYSTYQTSNGAELLKSDDNPERREYLRRFADREGSVFLQRFWKKYRGKTADERIEALLDGMRPTPPRLAAVHRYLMPDADRATFDSFLKKSLPNVEVNDKSLDSLYTRYGPGAYSLPDQGYIARVHPLDLWLLGYLIKHPEAGISEVIDASTAERQEVYGWLFRSRHKSARDSRIRIMLEVEAFTDIHRRWQRLGYPFDHLVPSLATALGSSGDRPAALAELMGIIVNDGVRLPSVRIDSLHFASDTPYETRFGIKPDAGARVLHSEVAAALREALASVVEGGTARRLRGSFVQADGEPLRVGGKTGTGDNRIQTVGAGGRLISSLALNRTATFVFYLGPNHFGTLTAYVPGRGADSFRFTSALPVQVLKGMAPILQPYLQVGAQTQCQPPAGPIQPTLTAGMASRS, from the coding sequence ATGGGCGCAGTATGGCGGACCGATACGTCCCGGACGGGTGGCAGCAAACGCGTGTCATCCACCAGCAAACCGGGTAGAACACCTTCGCACGGAAGCCGTTTGGCGCGCCGCATGAGTGTGTTGCTGGGCGTTTCATTACTGGCCGGCGGTGGCTATGCCGCCTGGCACGAGATGCATACCTCGAAGCTGCAGGCGCTCTGGCTGAGCCGGTACGCGGAAAACCTCGACTACCAGGTTGAGGCAGGGGCGAGCTCCAATATTCGCTTTCCAGAGGCAGGGCCATTTGACGGTCGTCTGGGCTACGCGGCTCTACCTACATTTATTGAGCGGCTAGCCGGGCGCGGGTTTGATATCCAGCAGCAGGTGCGTTTCTCACCGGCCTTGCAGCGTTACGCCAGCCATGGCTTTTTCGTGCCCTATCCGGAGAAGTCCCAGGCCGGCTTGACCATCGACGATTGCCGCGGCGAACCGCTGTATGCCAACAGCTACCCGCACCAGTACTACGAAACCTTCGAAGACGTACCGCCTGTCATCGCGATGAGCCTGCTGTTCATCGAGGATCGCGGCTTGCTCAACGAGGAGCGGCCGCAGGCCAACCCAGCGGTGGACTGGCCGCGATTCACCATGGCCGCAGTGAGCCAGGTCGAGAAAAAGCTCGGTCTACCGGTCCAGGCGGCGGGTGGCAGTACCTTGGCGACGCAGGTGGAGAAGTACCGCCACTCCCCTGAAGGCCGCACCGGTGATGCCGAGGAAAAGATTCGGCAGATGATTTCCGCCAGCGTTCGTACCTATCGTGAAGGCCAGCAGACCATGGCCACGCGGCAGCGCATCGTCCGTGATTATCTGAATAGCGTGCCACTTTCCGCCGCCTACGGGCACGGTGAAGTGCACGGCATCGCTGACGGTTTGCGCCTCTGGTATGGCGCGCACTTCGCCGAGGTCAACCGGCTGCTCGATTCACGCCGTAATACCGACTCCAGCTATGAAGCCCAAGGGTTGGCGCTGCGCCAGGTGCTTTCGCTGTTGATCGCCCAGCGGCGGCCGTCCTACTACCTGGGGGAGGGACGTGATGACATGGCCGAGCTGACCGACAGCCACATTCGTCTATTGGCCAATGGCGGCGTAATCGGTACACGGTTGCGCAACGCTGCGCTGCAGCAGAAGGTCGTGTTCCGCGACTTGCGAGTCGAGCCGAGCATTCGCGAGGTGCCGCAGAGCAAGGGCATCACCGCTGCGCGCATGCGCCTGAGCGGCCTGCTTGGCGTGTCGCTGTATCAATTGGATCGCCTCGACCTGGCCGCAACCACGCCGCTGCATGGTGAATTGCAGGCGCAGGTCAGTGAGTATCTGCAGCGTCTGGCGGAGCCGGAATTCGCTGGCGAAGTCGGCCTGTTCGGCGAGCGCATGCTGTCGCCGGAGCGAACCGCTGACGTACGTTACAGCTTCACCCTGTTCGAGCGTGGCGAGCAGGGGTTCCGCGTGCGCGTGCAGACCGACAACACCAACCAGCCCTTCGATATCAACGAGGGCAGCAAGCTGGAGTTGGGGTCGACAGCCAAGTTGCGCGTGCTGACGACCTATCTAGAAGTCATCGCCGAGCTGCATGACCGTTACGCACAGCGCGATATCAGCGAACTGCGCCAGGCCGAGGCGGTCGATCCGCTGACGCGTTGGGCACTCGGCTATCTGATCCAGAACGAAGATCGGAACCTGCCCGCGATGCTCGATGCGGCGCTGGACCGACGCTATTCGGCGAGCCCGAACGAGCGCTTCTTCACCGGGGCCGGGATGCACCATTTCAACAACTTTCGCCATGAGGACGATGGTCGCCTGCCAACCATGCGCGAGGCGCTGCAGGAATCGATCAACTTGCCATTCGTGCGCCTGATGCGCGATCTGGTCAGCTACAGCACCTATCAGACGTCCAACGGGGCCGAGTTGTTGAAAAGCGACGACAACCCGGAGCGACGCGAGTATCTGAGGCGCTTCGCCGATCGCGAGGGCTCGGTGTTCCTGCAGCGGTTCTGGAAGAAATATCGCGGCAAGACCGCCGACGAGCGCATCGAAGCGCTTCTCGACGGCATGCGGCCCACGCCGCCGCGTCTTGCCGCCGTGCATCGTTATCTGATGCCTGACGCCGATCGCGCAACCTTCGATAGCTTTCTCAAGAAGAGCCTGCCGAATGTCGAGGTCAACGACAAGTCGCTCGACTCGCTGTACACCCGTTATGGTCCGGGGGCCTACAGCTTGCCGGATCAGGGCTATATAGCCCGCGTGCATCCCCTGGATCTGTGGCTGCTGGGCTATCTGATCAAACATCCGGAGGCAGGCATCTCGGAAGTGATTGACGCCAGCACGGCCGAACGCCAGGAAGTCTATGGCTGGCTGTTCCGTAGTCGTCACAAGAGTGCTCGCGACAGCCGTATCCGGATCATGCTGGAAGTGGAAGCCTTCACCGATATCCATCGCCGTTGGCAGCGCCTGGGCTACCCCTTCGATCATCTGGTGCCCTCGCTGGCCACTGCATTGGGCAGCTCCGGCGACCGCCCGGCCGCGCTGGCGGAGTTGATGGGCATCATCGTCAACGACGGCGTACGCCTGCCCAGCGTACGCATCGACAGCCTGCATTTCGCCAGCGACACGCCGTACGAAACCCGTTTCGGGATCAAGCCGGACGCGGGCGCTCGGGTGCTGCACAGCGAAGTGGCGGCGGCCTTGCGCGAGGCGTTGGCCAGTGTGGTCGAAGGCGGGACGGCGCGGCGTTTGCGTGGCAGTTTCGTGCAGGCTGACGGCGAGCCGTTGCGGGTCGGCGGTAAGACCGGAACGGGCGATAACCGCATTCAGACCGTCGGTGCCGGTGGGCGGCTGATCAGTTCGCTGGCGTTGAATCGCACGGCTACCTTCGTCTTCTACCTTGGCCCGAACCACTTCGGCACCTTGACCGCTTATGTTCCTGGACGTGGTGCAGACAGCTTCCGCTTCACCTCGGCGCTACCGGTGCAGGTGCTCAAGGGCATGGCACCGATTCTTCAGCCCTACTTGCAGGTAGGCGCGCAGACGCAGTGCCAGCCACCAGCCGGGCCGATCCAGCCTACGCTGACTGCCGGGATGGCGTCGCGCAGCTGA
- a CDS encoding PhzF family phenazine biosynthesis protein: MYQVDAFTDELFKGNSAAVVPLDQWLSDAQMQSIALENNLSETAFLVREPDGAFHIRWFSPLSEIDFCGHATLASAFVLLSQDMAKAPLTFRAAAVGDVSVAQLDDGRLEMNFPNREPERVDNPPAALVEGLGVPPHAVLRSRQAWFAVYEDEDQVRQLAPDLTLLKSLAPLDVVITAPGREQDFVSRYFWPANGGDEDPVTGSIHAGLAPYWAGRLGKSSLVALQASRRSGLLHCRVEGERVLVAGHAVLYLQGTIEI; encoded by the coding sequence ATTTACCAGGTCGACGCATTCACCGATGAGCTGTTCAAGGGCAACTCCGCGGCGGTGGTGCCGCTGGATCAATGGCTGAGCGATGCGCAGATGCAGTCGATCGCCCTCGAGAACAACCTGTCGGAGACCGCCTTTCTGGTCCGCGAGCCGGACGGCGCGTTTCACATTCGCTGGTTTTCACCCCTTTCCGAAATCGATTTCTGCGGCCACGCGACCCTCGCCAGCGCCTTCGTGCTGCTCAGTCAGGACATGGCAAAGGCCCCACTGACCTTTCGTGCCGCTGCGGTGGGCGATGTCAGCGTCGCGCAGCTGGACGACGGCCGACTGGAAATGAACTTCCCCAATCGCGAGCCTGAGCGCGTCGATAACCCACCGGCTGCGCTAGTCGAGGGTCTGGGCGTACCGCCACACGCGGTCTTGCGAAGCCGGCAGGCCTGGTTCGCGGTCTACGAGGACGAGGATCAAGTGCGACAACTAGCACCCGATCTCACTCTGCTCAAGTCACTCGCGCCGCTGGACGTAGTGATCACCGCGCCGGGACGTGAGCAGGATTTCGTGTCCCGTTACTTCTGGCCAGCCAACGGCGGCGACGAGGATCCGGTCACCGGCTCTATCCACGCCGGCCTCGCTCCCTATTGGGCCGGGCGACTGGGCAAGTCGTCGCTGGTCGCGTTGCAGGCCTCGCGTCGGAGCGGTCTTTTGCATTGCCGGGTCGAAGGAGAGCGGGTGTTAGTGGCCGGGCACGCGGTGTTGTACCTGCAGGGCACGATCGAGATCTAG
- the mapR gene encoding GntR family transcriptional regulator MpaR (MapR regulates genes involved in Pseudomonas quinolone signal (PQS) production and anthranilate metabolism) has product MKRYEKFADEIAELIRTGVLTPGEKVPSVRHASRTYGVSPSTVFQAYYLLEDRGLIQARARSGYFVREHVKRPLHEPEISPRQSEATEVGVSELVFSVLASLRDPDTVPFGSAFPSPELFPLQRLARSMAQTVREMPAREVVAEMTSGNSDLRRQIALRYMISGVMLPMDELVITTGAMEALNLCLQVATGPGDLVAIEAPAFYATLQVLERLKLKAVEIPVHPRDGIDLDALESSLASMPIKACWFMSSLQNPLGASMGTEKKQRLYGLLRHHQVPLIEDDVYAELYFTREPPKPVKSHDVEGLVMHCGSFSKSLAPGYRIGWVAGGRYAEQISRLKLMTTLSPSVPAQAAIADYLQHGGYDRHLRKLRHALERQQGEMLASAARHFPASTRVTRPSGGYFLWFEFPEQVDSLRLLQLALAQGISLAPGPIFSATQRFRNCARLNHGHPWDARSEKAMELLGRMIKSF; this is encoded by the coding sequence ATGAAGCGCTACGAGAAATTCGCCGACGAAATCGCCGAGCTGATCCGGACCGGGGTGCTGACGCCAGGGGAAAAGGTGCCTTCGGTGCGTCATGCCAGCCGCACCTACGGCGTCAGCCCTTCGACCGTATTCCAGGCCTACTACCTGCTTGAGGATCGCGGCCTGATCCAGGCCCGAGCCCGCTCGGGCTATTTCGTTCGCGAGCATGTCAAACGCCCGCTGCACGAACCCGAGATCAGCCCGCGGCAGAGCGAAGCCACGGAGGTCGGTGTCAGCGAGCTGGTGTTCTCTGTACTGGCCTCGCTCCGCGACCCCGACACCGTGCCCTTCGGCTCGGCCTTTCCCAGCCCTGAGCTGTTTCCGCTGCAGCGTCTGGCGCGCTCCATGGCGCAGACCGTACGCGAGATGCCGGCTCGCGAGGTGGTGGCGGAAATGACCAGCGGCAATTCCGATCTGCGTCGGCAGATCGCCCTGCGCTACATGATCAGCGGGGTGATGCTGCCGATGGATGAACTGGTGATCACCACCGGGGCCATGGAGGCACTGAACCTCTGCCTGCAGGTCGCAACAGGACCCGGCGATCTGGTCGCCATCGAGGCGCCAGCCTTTTATGCCACCTTGCAGGTGCTGGAGCGACTCAAGCTCAAAGCGGTGGAAATTCCGGTGCATCCGCGCGACGGCATTGATCTCGACGCTTTGGAAAGTAGCCTGGCCAGTATGCCGATCAAGGCCTGCTGGTTCATGAGTAGCCTGCAGAACCCCCTCGGCGCGAGCATGGGCACGGAGAAAAAGCAAAGGCTCTATGGGCTGCTACGGCATCATCAGGTGCCGCTGATCGAAGACGACGTCTACGCCGAGCTATATTTCACCCGTGAGCCGCCGAAGCCAGTGAAAAGCCACGACGTTGAAGGGCTGGTGATGCATTGCGGCTCGTTTTCCAAAAGCCTGGCGCCGGGTTACCGGATCGGCTGGGTGGCTGGCGGCCGTTACGCCGAGCAGATCAGCCGACTCAAACTGATGACCACCCTCTCCCCCTCGGTACCGGCGCAAGCGGCCATTGCCGACTACCTGCAACACGGCGGCTATGACCGCCATCTGCGCAAGCTGCGCCATGCCCTGGAGCGCCAGCAGGGTGAGATGCTCGCCTCCGCCGCGCGACACTTCCCTGCCAGCACACGCGTTACGCGGCCCAGCGGTGGTTACTTTCTCTGGTTCGAATTCCCCGAGCAGGTCGACTCACTGCGATTGCTGCAACTCGCGCTCGCACAGGGCATCAGCCTGGCCCCCGGGCCGATCTTCTCGGCCACCCAGCGCTTCAGAAACTGTGCACGACTAAACCATGGCCATCCCTGGGACGCACGCAGCGAGAAAGCCATGGAATTGCTCGGACGAATGATCAAGTCGTTCTGA
- the ccoG gene encoding cytochrome c oxidase accessory protein CcoG, translating into MTERIPAAIIDTVDPRKPIRLTPAQAGGPIHTRSFTGLFRNLRLVGSGLLFLLYFGTQWLTWDGRQAVLWDLGKQQFHIFGATFWPQDFIFLSAVLIIAAFGLFFITVLAGRVWCGYACPQSIWTWVFMWAEKITEGDRSQRIKLDAASWSATKLLRRSAKHAVWLAVSLATAVAFVGYFSPVRELVGGLFSLQLSGATGFWLFFFTAATYINAGWLREKVCLHMCPYSRFQSVMFDTDTLVVSYDAARGEHRGARRKDSDPRAQGLGDCIDCTLCVQVCPTGIDIRDGLQLDCISCGACIDACDSVMDKMGYARGLVRYTSERALEGGRPQLLRPRLVGYAVALALMTGAFVWALGERPMLSLDVTKDRTLYRENMQGQIENMYSLKVINKTQQRRDYLITLNEDGPFELHGPREINLAPGEIADLPVSVAMVEREGGTRRELHFAVGDASDPASRVTAPSTFIAPRVP; encoded by the coding sequence ATGACCGAACGAATCCCTGCCGCGATCATCGACACGGTTGATCCACGCAAGCCCATACGCCTGACGCCCGCCCAAGCCGGCGGCCCGATCCATACCCGCAGCTTCACCGGCCTGTTTCGCAACCTGCGCCTGGTCGGCAGCGGCCTGCTGTTTCTCCTTTACTTTGGCACTCAGTGGCTGACCTGGGACGGACGCCAGGCGGTGCTCTGGGACCTCGGCAAGCAACAGTTCCATATCTTCGGAGCCACCTTCTGGCCACAGGATTTCATCTTTCTGTCAGCCGTGCTGATCATCGCGGCATTCGGCCTGTTCTTCATCACCGTGCTGGCCGGCCGCGTCTGGTGTGGCTACGCCTGCCCACAGAGCATCTGGACCTGGGTATTCATGTGGGCCGAGAAAATCACCGAAGGTGATCGCAGCCAGCGCATCAAACTGGATGCCGCGTCCTGGTCGGCCACCAAACTCTTACGGCGCAGCGCCAAGCACGCGGTCTGGCTGGCGGTGAGTCTGGCCACGGCAGTGGCGTTTGTCGGCTACTTCTCTCCGGTACGCGAGCTGGTGGGCGGCCTATTCAGCCTGCAGCTGAGCGGGGCCACCGGCTTCTGGTTGTTCTTCTTCACTGCCGCCACCTATATCAATGCCGGCTGGTTGCGCGAGAAGGTGTGCCTGCACATGTGTCCGTACTCACGCTTCCAGAGCGTGATGTTCGATACCGATACGCTGGTGGTCTCGTACGACGCTGCGCGCGGCGAGCATCGCGGTGCGCGGCGCAAGGACAGCGATCCGCGTGCCCAGGGCCTCGGCGACTGCATCGACTGCACCCTATGCGTGCAGGTGTGCCCCACCGGCATCGACATCCGCGACGGCCTGCAACTCGACTGCATCAGCTGCGGCGCCTGCATCGACGCCTGCGACAGCGTGATGGACAAGATGGGCTACGCTCGGGGCCTGGTCCGCTACACCTCCGAACGTGCTCTGGAGGGTGGCAGACCTCAACTGCTACGACCGCGACTGGTCGGTTATGCCGTAGCGCTGGCACTGATGACGGGCGCGTTCGTCTGGGCGCTGGGTGAGCGACCGATGCTCTCGCTGGACGTGACCAAGGACCGCACGCTGTACCGGGAGAACATGCAGGGGCAGATTGAAAACATGTACAGCCTCAAGGTCATCAACAAGACTCAGCAACGCCGGGACTACCTGATCACGCTAAACGAAGATGGTCCTTTCGAGCTGCATGGCCCGCGTGAGATCAACCTGGCGCCGGGAGAGATCGCCGATTTGCCGGTCAGCGTGGCGATGGTCGAACGCGAAGGTGGGACGCGCCGTGAGCTGCACTTCGCCGTCGGCGACGCGAGCGATCCCGCAAGCCGCGTAACGGCGCCGAGCACCTTCATCGCGCCCAGGGTTCCTTAG
- a CDS encoding CidA/LrgA family protein, whose product MILKGLTWLVVLQLLGSVIHLSLLPALPGPIIGMVLLFGVLLLRRGIPEPLEKTAALLLQYLPLLLIVPAAGIMTSSDALLSNLPAIAAGLILSLAVTVPFCGWLMQRLIRRMDRRQEDQA is encoded by the coding sequence ATGATTCTCAAAGGCCTGACCTGGCTGGTCGTACTGCAATTGCTTGGCAGTGTCATCCACCTCTCTCTACTGCCCGCTCTGCCCGGACCGATCATCGGAATGGTGTTGCTGTTTGGCGTGCTGTTGCTGCGACGGGGCATTCCGGAGCCCCTGGAAAAGACAGCCGCACTGCTACTGCAATACCTGCCATTGCTGCTCATCGTGCCGGCGGCGGGCATCATGACCAGCAGCGATGCCTTGCTTTCTAATCTGCCCGCTATCGCGGCAGGGCTGATCCTGTCGCTGGCGGTGACCGTGCCGTTCTGCGGCTGGCTGATGCAGCGGCTGATCAGGCGCATGGATCGCCGCCAGGAGGATCAGGCATGA
- a CDS encoding LrgB family protein — protein sequence MSNVDWRNVWEMTLDHPLFSVGLTLIAFQLALALYRRSGWLVLQPVMVGMLLVVGTLYLCGIDYASYRADASMIAVLVGPATVALAVPLYRHIRRIQQLFWPILITLVSGGVLGVVLTLTIAGALGADFSVLMSLSPKAATMPIAMLVAEQIGGLASLAAVFVMLTGVIGTALGPLLLGLAGVDHPAARGLSYGINAHAIGTARALEEGDECGAFAALGMSLLGILIALFLPLALG from the coding sequence ATGAGCAATGTCGATTGGCGCAACGTCTGGGAGATGACGCTGGATCACCCGCTGTTTTCCGTGGGGCTGACGCTGATCGCCTTCCAACTGGCGCTGGCGCTCTATCGGCGAAGTGGCTGGCTGGTGCTGCAACCGGTCATGGTCGGCATGCTGTTGGTGGTCGGCACGCTTTATCTGTGCGGGATCGACTATGCGAGCTACCGTGCCGATGCTTCCATGATCGCCGTGCTGGTTGGCCCTGCAACGGTGGCGCTGGCGGTGCCGTTGTACCGGCACATACGGCGTATTCAGCAATTGTTCTGGCCAATCCTCATCACGCTGGTCAGCGGTGGGGTACTGGGCGTGGTCCTGACGCTTACGATTGCCGGCGCATTGGGAGCGGACTTCTCCGTACTGATGAGTTTGTCGCCCAAGGCCGCAACGATGCCGATCGCCATGCTGGTGGCCGAGCAGATTGGCGGCCTCGCTTCGCTGGCCGCGGTATTCGTGATGCTCACCGGCGTGATCGGGACAGCGCTAGGGCCGCTGTTACTGGGCTTGGCCGGCGTCGATCATCCAGCGGCACGTGGGCTGAGTTACGGCATCAATGCCCACGCCATTGGCACGGCGCGGGCGTTGGAGGAGGGCGACGAGTGCGGAGCCTTCGCGGCATTGGGGATGAGTCTGCTGGGCATTCTCATTGCGTTGTTTTTGCCGCTGGCGCTGGGCTGA